From a single Pseudobacteroides sp. genomic region:
- a CDS encoding discoidin domain-containing protein, giving the protein MKRIVFLIAFIVALMFSVQVSADSGSIYNNYLKVDVNFDGRFKAQTADGKALIFQPSYNTYTSITTIRIGTTNYIFTGSPTFSNNISTTDMYISAEDINVRQIFTLVYNTYTKKNDTIEIKYVVTNQGQTSKNIGTRIMIDTMIEGNDKAPFRVPGVGFVNTSSELTGSNVPSYWQVFNDLNNTGLFAQGTISPNASVVKPDKIQFVHWSSVNTGGVLWDYIPNGSIINGDGGDTAVTLQWNQKTIEPGQSREFVTYYGLGDFLKEMTEPVALSVTGPNDAIAGDSIQITAYLENIVSSGTEVTNTVAKLQLPSGFTTSSPVTVNLGTIGNKQIKMCSWIVNISSAMATGDYSYSVYESCNLGATLKEKTLSKAISITGLTQDIAAVWNKSTTKVTIDENDLIIKPMTSTPTPAPSAGATPTDYNWEPWQGAFSTPSASAGDKFIFQTTIDVPENALNLILVNEGTGAISIDDEVNVYINGRKAATGVHPGVGTMTIDKKYLMPGSKNDILLVLKNTGGPMSLSKLKVKATLDPTYYKQKLISYNGFKIQYDETNPLNSKIIKYPSNVIFDNLQLTSAKAKYSSEGKLVSANFVAKITGNVYKYNGWHRIKKLLSANTSSTLEINVDESDIYDDSSYATLNGLKFELAKLELFDWANYTLNIDASFASDESITLSPKTMLNILGESHAVNLKLNLKDTQLIVKAAGTFPLNNFLEVSKSYAEYDQISKLLISGGLTYDIFTNQYSDYSFDVSALDDARIKLKIPEFAEISFGSLSITKDEIAATSLQISFEEDCVIEGLRPSNTPPISTSFNKLIINRNATKLADMIKAIELTITVTGTNNIQIYNGLELKPGAVISGGVDANGIFSVNFKGKFVLPDDAHTLVDADFSIATDGTFSAGAQVTIPNGNGIKIGNIQLNPLPEPGATDTNMKIGFKFVNEVWSNYTKESPKKVVFTFQNVGTTINIPGAGDVNFFITEFALNENFLTDPIGGIEAIKGKISGSVSLFSGNMIVTTGTSGKIDLAYDASDLWTVKATDVSVNFPKVGDAPGLTCDVGLTMSSKNGLSSFNVSTGNTMNLLGNLISITGLSGSVTKNAATGVYSMNIVAKTVTCNIDSVIPSLKGSNIQISYLAFDVADMSNPKVKVSCDGATYNGDISIDLGIEFKAKGLTLDFDNNAVTIIKPSLKIPTFGGLKYYKAADLKDEEKNMEIAASSLTIGYTNGSWDFSIGNVSLPGACVYNVFELNAIKVTLVNLSMAYSDKKFSIKIASASATVSSGYSVELKDVYISNDRVSITGAEMTIPELSLGGIGITNLKARFGEEKRDETGRVYSYFGGGACITIPGLGAVEGNLTVQKYSDNFFGIVKEASFELTLNKAIPLGTTGLSLKKIRGSLTSGDLPDNFPGDFSFMFGGSKNLKIVSMGLGLVDGTSGGKVLQAEADVWVELNNWGFAMDASASIFEGFVKAKAGVAYANEIFAARAEVRVLCLEGKVIMYVYKYDGSTSISGEGSVKVRLDRGAILNKKIWRWRLRIPRNDIWFEGLSGKFGRFTNGKVGFQVKVSFPILGGMSAFVGDGGLKFFTNYNIYVPQPNSTGTVQASAGISTNISLGIKTQTSDIAPAVRLPVTSTILAAASVSAAPIIEEFTEANGIKGTRVKFTNADSLERMVLTAATFNNEPSLTIYYVDANGNKTLIPLTDQRFSKEVNETERLDDAGNETGQMGVSTLFAIANPEKGDWIIEARSDEPVAVTFITKMNESSLKINSASYDQGTGKLNVSGQINLYEGTEIVNLILKTGPKDANDKVIPSDRLVATNNTNDKTEGATKFTIGSDGKFTAAIDVSIMRSGSYNLAAEFVRKVTCSTDGNIFSETGSLSLGAPGTDLYDVASRDDYTENGTIKTFNINNTTMKKVTNLSAVVSAYGSSPDYKYNLDVAFTSTTKTADGYMVFADCYVDNVKKGTRKINIGNMTSIRLSQFTEYMSVVSNVGTMKPVKMLVYIVPYRYNDPSKGFVYDFGGTLGFETITNNITLGPESDKVEVWLQRNSNVIVSGLSNGVAGNISLPIEGTAEGKITINAAAAGKVLVSVDSNDQKAYVSFQKDIIDVAAGASEIKFNLTSNIKLKDYTAGQTNNIIIRVSNASNPDDYKTISIPYSFSVLPLKISKVYPQTFSKLTGGKLDVYGEQLLEGNKVYLGSTELALVADESGKARLTATIPQGFTPGEYEVKVGTSLATATTWYDDTIKANGKIKITDPSYSWVKVRDTGKVQKGTSGKFYIKLDSKTAYAGKVSLRVKTKPAGWTVNFNKTIVNMGEVTEVTVTVPDTEVAGPITVAIEGAGMSSSMTGSVYSDLGNLNVTVTDNAVGVGTSSVSTDKANSGDQVTLYGEGFNSTTTVEIVTPLGPKSAAVVSRDGSNKLTFVVPPSTTSGSVRATTGGQSSTPLIPIKIFGAGSMTNFDTDPIKVFLNPGESVAIRIVNNGKNFTATSGKDIIATADIPNSSVNISVPAATVPGEYLVSANISSNVVVSQRIIVYVVNNGITTEDLSRQVTLNGRNVTINVKGKNVTSLQIAKLEINGTALSRVPSVTTDGWSIDVGMVNHNSKIKYQFNYVISGTTFTTPVYEYIVQYKNPTSTSDIFTTSLFVKDDDMVYLRATPTNGFNPATFKVTYSVAGGTGTSVDMTKNTNYWEVPLGKLSDGTNVSYYFTFGTGGESISTPQTGTRYQSTIPKTSTIPVILTRNPATGKLDITVTSFNVEGVSVAPTAAKAILLTDPRQEIPLAKSGTSFTGALGDIDPGTNLKYALQYIVEGLKYTTYLDTPYYEQGYDKTSNGLMAEYFENKYFSESRFKTIDPGINFDFMKTPPAGGLVQDSTYSVRWSGKVLPRYSEDHTFYVTIPNGKASVWVDGKFLMDGTGNFSGVIKLTAGKVTDIIVEYATDGNGGIKLEWQSTSQAREVVPRARLIASPSSKPVSTEFIPYVTRVDFESASIAWNAPSGITGISSYDLYLGTTLINNTNSRSFTLNSLSANTQYSVTIKAKGSSGTVLASSTALTFKTEAMPNDLALNKAITASSSPNSTQNASKANDGNSSTRWTSNSSDPQWIYVDLGRVSQIVKVRLNWAADCHAKAYRIQVSDNGTTWSEVYSTTSGDGGIDDIKLSSVSGRYVRVYGTSRALTSGYSLWDFNVYGYAKSSIKVQFYNQITDQVNNNIAPTFKIMNMGTENVDLNTLKLRYYYTIDNNKPQEFVCDWTPISPNVTSAFVTMPVPLEKADHYLEVGFQTTTPILKPGEYVEVLARFHPKDYYPPYTQTNDYSFDGVSRTYSDFDKITVYQSGNLIQGVEP; this is encoded by the coding sequence ATGAAAAGAATAGTATTTTTAATTGCTTTCATAGTCGCATTAATGTTTTCGGTACAAGTATCAGCTGATAGCGGAAGTATATACAATAATTACTTAAAGGTTGATGTGAATTTTGACGGAAGGTTTAAAGCTCAAACAGCAGATGGTAAAGCACTAATATTTCAGCCATCATACAATACTTACACATCAATAACAACAATCAGAATCGGCACAACAAATTATATTTTTACCGGTTCCCCAACGTTTTCCAATAACATCAGTACTACAGATATGTATATCTCTGCTGAGGATATAAATGTCAGGCAAATTTTTACACTGGTTTACAATACATATACCAAGAAAAATGACACCATTGAAATTAAATATGTTGTTACAAATCAGGGACAAACTTCAAAAAATATTGGAACCAGGATTATGATAGACACTATGATTGAGGGTAACGATAAAGCACCTTTTAGAGTCCCAGGTGTCGGTTTTGTTAACACATCTTCTGAACTTACTGGAAGTAATGTGCCGAGTTATTGGCAAGTGTTTAATGATTTAAATAATACAGGTCTTTTTGCTCAGGGGACTATATCGCCGAATGCTTCAGTGGTTAAGCCTGACAAAATCCAATTTGTTCATTGGTCATCAGTAAATACAGGAGGGGTTCTGTGGGATTATATTCCTAATGGAAGTATCATTAATGGAGATGGTGGTGATACTGCTGTAACATTACAGTGGAATCAGAAGACCATTGAGCCTGGTCAAAGTCGGGAATTCGTTACATATTATGGCCTGGGGGATTTCTTAAAAGAAATGACCGAGCCTGTTGCTCTTTCAGTTACAGGTCCCAATGATGCTATTGCCGGGGACAGTATACAAATTACTGCATACCTGGAGAATATTGTTTCATCGGGCACTGAAGTTACAAATACTGTGGCAAAACTCCAGCTGCCATCAGGATTTACTACTTCATCACCTGTAACTGTAAATTTAGGAACCATAGGGAATAAACAAATCAAGATGTGCTCATGGATAGTAAATATTTCTTCAGCTATGGCAACAGGAGATTATTCATACAGTGTATATGAATCCTGTAATCTTGGTGCAACTTTGAAGGAAAAAACACTGAGCAAGGCAATAAGCATTACAGGGCTTACACAGGATATTGCGGCAGTGTGGAACAAATCTACTACTAAAGTCACAATTGATGAAAACGACCTGATTATAAAGCCGATGACTTCTACACCGACACCAGCTCCTTCAGCCGGAGCTACTCCTACTGATTACAACTGGGAGCCATGGCAAGGTGCATTCAGCACGCCCAGTGCATCAGCAGGAGATAAGTTCATTTTCCAGACAACAATTGATGTTCCTGAGAATGCTTTAAATTTGATTCTTGTAAATGAAGGAACAGGTGCAATAAGTATTGATGATGAAGTAAATGTATATATAAATGGACGAAAAGCTGCAACAGGAGTTCATCCTGGTGTTGGAACAATGACAATTGACAAAAAATATTTGATGCCTGGAAGCAAGAATGATATTCTGCTTGTGCTTAAGAATACAGGGGGACCAATGTCATTATCAAAATTAAAAGTAAAGGCCACATTGGACCCAACCTATTACAAGCAAAAACTGATATCTTATAATGGCTTCAAAATTCAATACGACGAGACCAATCCATTAAACAGCAAAATTATAAAATATCCGTCAAATGTTATATTTGACAATTTACAGCTCACTTCTGCAAAAGCAAAATATTCAAGTGAAGGTAAATTGGTATCGGCTAATTTCGTTGCAAAGATTACCGGAAATGTTTACAAATATAACGGATGGCATCGGATTAAAAAGCTGCTTTCAGCAAATACCAGCTCAACACTTGAAATTAATGTTGATGAAAGCGATATATATGATGATTCGTCCTACGCTACCTTAAACGGATTAAAATTTGAACTTGCAAAGTTAGAACTATTTGATTGGGCAAATTATACTTTGAATATTGATGCATCTTTCGCAAGTGATGAATCTATTACGTTATCACCTAAAACAATGTTAAATATTTTAGGTGAAAGCCATGCTGTAAACCTGAAGCTGAATTTGAAGGATACACAGCTTATTGTAAAGGCAGCAGGTACATTTCCTTTAAATAATTTCCTTGAGGTATCAAAGAGTTATGCTGAATATGATCAAATAAGCAAACTTTTAATAAGCGGAGGCTTGACTTATGATATATTCACAAATCAATACTCAGATTATAGTTTTGATGTATCTGCTCTTGATGATGCTAGGATTAAGCTTAAGATTCCGGAGTTTGCCGAAATATCCTTTGGATCCCTTTCGATCACAAAGGATGAGATTGCAGCAACTTCATTGCAAATAAGTTTTGAAGAAGACTGTGTTATTGAAGGCTTAAGGCCAAGCAACACTCCTCCAATTTCAACATCATTTAATAAATTGATCATCAATAGAAATGCAACAAAACTTGCTGATATGATCAAAGCTATTGAGCTTACAATAACTGTTACGGGCACTAATAACATACAAATCTACAATGGTTTGGAGTTGAAGCCCGGTGCGGTAATATCGGGTGGAGTGGATGCAAACGGTATCTTCAGCGTCAATTTCAAGGGTAAATTTGTTTTGCCGGATGATGCACATACACTGGTAGATGCTGATTTCTCCATTGCAACGGACGGTACATTCAGTGCAGGGGCCCAGGTTACGATACCAAATGGAAATGGTATCAAGATAGGCAATATACAGCTAAATCCACTTCCGGAACCAGGTGCAACTGATACTAATATGAAAATTGGTTTCAAGTTTGTAAACGAAGTATGGAGCAATTACACAAAAGAATCCCCCAAAAAAGTTGTATTCACATTCCAAAATGTTGGTACAACAATAAACATTCCTGGTGCAGGAGATGTCAATTTCTTTATTACTGAGTTTGCATTGAATGAAAATTTTTTAACAGACCCCATTGGCGGAATAGAAGCTATTAAAGGAAAAATCTCCGGCAGTGTAAGTCTATTTAGCGGAAACATGATTGTAACCACAGGGACAAGCGGTAAAATTGACTTGGCATACGATGCTTCTGACCTTTGGACAGTAAAAGCAACGGATGTGAGTGTAAACTTCCCTAAGGTTGGTGACGCACCTGGACTTACATGTGATGTAGGCCTGACCATGAGTTCAAAAAACGGACTCAGTTCCTTTAATGTAAGTACAGGCAATACAATGAATCTCCTTGGCAATCTCATAAGCATCACAGGATTATCAGGAAGTGTCACAAAGAATGCTGCTACAGGCGTATATTCAATGAATATTGTTGCAAAAACAGTAACCTGCAATATTGATTCGGTTATACCTTCCCTTAAGGGTTCAAACATCCAGATAAGCTATTTGGCATTTGATGTTGCAGATATGTCCAATCCTAAAGTAAAGGTAAGCTGCGACGGTGCCACATACAATGGCGATATATCCATTGACTTAGGCATTGAGTTTAAGGCAAAGGGTCTTACACTGGATTTTGACAATAATGCTGTTACAATAATCAAACCATCATTAAAAATACCGACTTTTGGCGGCTTGAAGTACTATAAGGCTGCAGATTTGAAAGATGAAGAGAAAAACATGGAGATAGCCGCTTCAAGCTTGACTATAGGCTATACCAATGGTTCATGGGATTTTTCAATAGGTAATGTTTCATTGCCTGGTGCATGCGTATACAATGTATTTGAATTAAATGCCATAAAAGTAACCCTTGTTAATCTTTCCATGGCATATAGCGATAAAAAGTTCAGCATTAAAATAGCCAGTGCTTCTGCTACAGTCTCAAGCGGCTATTCTGTGGAACTTAAGGATGTCTATATCTCGAACGACAGAGTATCCATAACAGGAGCAGAAATGACCATTCCCGAATTGTCATTGGGTGGAATTGGAATAACAAACCTGAAGGCAAGATTCGGTGAAGAAAAAAGAGATGAAACAGGCAGGGTTTACTCATACTTCGGCGGCGGAGCATGTATTACAATTCCGGGACTTGGAGCAGTAGAAGGAAACCTCACTGTTCAAAAATACAGCGACAACTTCTTTGGAATAGTTAAAGAAGCTTCCTTCGAATTAACGTTGAACAAGGCAATACCACTTGGCACAACAGGCTTAAGCCTTAAAAAGATAAGAGGAAGCCTTACAAGCGGTGATTTGCCTGATAATTTCCCCGGCGATTTCAGCTTCATGTTTGGAGGAAGTAAAAACCTTAAAATAGTTTCCATGGGATTAGGTCTTGTGGATGGAACCTCAGGAGGCAAGGTACTTCAGGCTGAAGCAGACGTTTGGGTAGAGCTTAATAACTGGGGATTTGCAATGGATGCAAGTGCATCTATATTTGAAGGCTTTGTAAAAGCAAAAGCAGGTGTGGCCTATGCAAATGAAATATTTGCAGCTCGTGCAGAGGTCAGGGTATTATGCCTTGAAGGAAAAGTAATAATGTATGTTTACAAATATGACGGAAGTACCTCAATAAGCGGTGAAGGCAGCGTCAAGGTAAGACTTGACAGAGGAGCTATTTTAAACAAGAAGATCTGGAGATGGAGACTTAGGATTCCAAGGAATGATATATGGTTTGAAGGCCTAAGCGGTAAATTTGGAAGATTTACAAACGGCAAAGTAGGGTTCCAGGTCAAAGTGAGCTTCCCTATACTAGGCGGTATGTCGGCTTTTGTGGGAGATGGAGGACTCAAATTCTTTACAAACTACAATATCTATGTTCCGCAGCCCAACTCAACCGGTACAGTACAAGCTTCTGCCGGTATAAGCACAAATATTTCCCTTGGTATAAAGACACAAACATCAGATATTGCACCTGCTGTAAGACTTCCGGTTACAAGCACAATACTTGCAGCAGCATCTGTATCAGCAGCACCTATTATTGAAGAATTCACCGAAGCAAATGGAATAAAGGGAACAAGAGTCAAGTTTACAAATGCCGATTCCCTTGAAAGAATGGTTCTTACAGCTGCAACTTTCAATAACGAGCCTTCTTTGACAATTTATTATGTGGATGCCAATGGTAACAAAACTCTTATTCCTCTAACAGATCAAAGATTCAGTAAAGAAGTAAATGAAACAGAGAGATTGGATGATGCCGGTAATGAAACGGGACAAATGGGGGTATCAACATTATTTGCAATTGCCAACCCTGAAAAAGGAGATTGGATAATTGAGGCTAGAAGCGATGAACCTGTAGCAGTTACATTTATCACAAAGATGAATGAATCATCGTTAAAAATAAACAGTGCTTCATATGATCAAGGAACAGGCAAATTAAATGTTTCAGGTCAGATTAATCTCTATGAAGGAACAGAAATAGTAAATCTTATTCTTAAAACAGGTCCAAAGGATGCTAACGATAAAGTTATTCCAAGCGATAGACTTGTTGCTACAAACAACACCAATGACAAGACAGAAGGTGCAACCAAATTCACAATCGGAAGCGACGGCAAGTTTACTGCAGCTATTGACGTCAGCATAATGAGAAGTGGCTCTTACAACCTTGCTGCTGAGTTTGTCCGCAAGGTGACATGCAGTACTGACGGTAACATATTCAGTGAAACCGGCAGCTTGTCACTTGGAGCTCCTGGAACCGATTTGTATGATGTTGCTTCAAGAGATGATTACACAGAGAATGGTACAATTAAGACATTTAATATCAATAACACAACAATGAAAAAGGTAACAAATTTGAGTGCTGTAGTATCAGCATACGGATCATCACCTGATTACAAATACAACCTTGATGTGGCATTTACAAGCACAACCAAGACTGCTGACGGGTATATGGTATTTGCAGATTGTTATGTTGATAATGTGAAAAAAGGTACAAGAAAAATCAACATAGGCAATATGACCAGCATAAGACTCAGTCAGTTTACAGAGTATATGTCGGTTGTAAGCAATGTTGGAACAATGAAGCCTGTAAAAATGCTGGTTTATATAGTTCCCTACAGGTACAATGACCCAAGCAAGGGCTTTGTATACGACTTTGGCGGGACTCTTGGCTTTGAAACAATAACTAACAATATAACTTTGGGACCTGAGTCTGACAAGGTTGAAGTATGGCTCCAAAGAAATTCCAATGTTATAGTATCCGGTTTGTCCAATGGAGTAGCAGGAAATATCAGCCTTCCTATTGAGGGTACTGCTGAAGGAAAAATTACAATCAATGCAGCGGCTGCTGGCAAGGTGCTGGTATCTGTCGATAGCAATGACCAAAAGGCGTATGTATCCTTCCAGAAGGATATTATCGATGTTGCAGCAGGTGCAAGCGAAATTAAATTCAATTTGACCTCAAACATCAAATTGAAGGATTATACAGCAGGCCAGACAAACAATATAATTATTAGGGTTTCAAATGCAAGCAACCCTGATGATTACAAAACCATATCCATACCTTATAGTTTTTCTGTTCTTCCATTAAAGATCTCTAAAGTATATCCTCAGACATTTTCCAAACTGACAGGTGGAAAACTAGATGTATATGGTGAACAACTTTTGGAGGGAAACAAGGTATACTTAGGAAGTACTGAATTGGCACTTGTAGCAGATGAAAGCGGTAAGGCAAGACTCACAGCAACCATACCCCAAGGTTTTACTCCTGGAGAGTATGAAGTGAAAGTAGGTACTTCTCTTGCCACAGCTACGACATGGTATGATGACACCATAAAAGCAAATGGAAAGATAAAAATTACCGATCCAAGTTATTCATGGGTCAAGGTCAGAGATACAGGCAAGGTACAGAAGGGAACTAGCGGCAAATTTTACATTAAGCTGGATTCAAAAACTGCATATGCTGGAAAAGTATCCTTAAGAGTCAAGACTAAGCCTGCTGGATGGACAGTAAACTTCAATAAAACTATCGTAAACATGGGCGAAGTAACTGAGGTTACAGTGACTGTACCGGATACAGAGGTTGCAGGGCCTATAACTGTAGCTATTGAAGGTGCTGGCATGTCCAGCAGTATGACAGGCAGTGTTTACAGCGACCTTGGAAACCTTAATGTTACTGTTACCGATAATGCTGTAGGAGTTGGTACATCTTCTGTTTCAACCGACAAAGCAAACAGTGGAGATCAGGTTACATTATACGGTGAAGGCTTTAATTCAACAACGACCGTTGAAATTGTAACTCCTTTAGGTCCAAAATCAGCTGCTGTCGTATCAAGGGATGGAAGCAACAAGCTCACATTTGTAGTGCCTCCAAGTACTACATCAGGAAGTGTCCGTGCAACTACAGGAGGACAGTCATCAACTCCTTTGATTCCCATCAAAATTTTCGGTGCCGGATCAATGACCAATTTTGATACAGATCCTATTAAGGTTTTCTTAAATCCTGGAGAGTCAGTGGCAATCAGGATTGTAAACAATGGTAAAAACTTTACTGCAACTTCAGGTAAAGATATAATAGCTACTGCAGATATTCCCAACTCAAGTGTCAATATTTCTGTTCCTGCAGCTACAGTTCCCGGAGAATATCTGGTATCGGCTAATATATCATCCAATGTAGTGGTTTCCCAAAGGATCATTGTTTATGTAGTGAATAATGGTATAACTACAGAAGATTTGTCGAGACAAGTAACATTGAATGGAAGAAACGTAACTATCAATGTAAAAGGTAAAAATGTAACTTCATTACAGATTGCGAAGCTTGAGATAAATGGCACAGCATTATCAAGGGTTCCTTCTGTAACAACCGACGGATGGTCCATTGATGTAGGTATGGTAAACCATAACTCTAAAATCAAATACCAGTTTAATTATGTAATATCTGGTACAACATTTACAACACCTGTTTATGAGTATATAGTTCAATATAAAAATCCAACATCAACATCGGACATTTTTACTACAAGTCTATTTGTAAAAGATGATGATATGGTATATCTTAGAGCTACCCCAACAAACGGATTCAATCCTGCTACTTTTAAAGTAACATATAGTGTAGCCGGTGGAACAGGTACATCTGTAGATATGACCAAGAATACCAATTACTGGGAAGTGCCTTTAGGAAAGCTTTCTGACGGAACCAATGTATCCTACTACTTTACATTTGGTACGGGGGGTGAAAGTATAAGCACACCACAAACAGGTACTCGTTATCAGTCAACTATTCCCAAGACATCAACCATACCTGTTATATTAACCAGAAATCCAGCCACAGGCAAGTTAGATATTACAGTTACAAGCTTTAATGTGGAGGGAGTATCCGTAGCCCCGACAGCAGCAAAAGCAATACTTTTAACTGATCCTAGGCAGGAAATTCCATTGGCAAAAAGCGGAACAAGCTTTACCGGTGCATTGGGTGATATTGATCCGGGTACTAATTTAAAATATGCACTTCAGTATATAGTTGAAGGATTAAAGTACACTACATACTTGGATACTCCTTACTATGAACAGGGTTATGACAAGACATCAAACGGTTTGATGGCAGAATACTTTGAAAACAAGTATTTCTCAGAATCCAGGTTTAAAACAATTGATCCAGGAATCAACTTTGACTTCATGAAAACACCGCCTGCAGGAGGATTGGTTCAGGATTCAACATATTCAGTAAGATGGTCAGGTAAAGTCCTTCCAAGATATTCTGAGGATCACACATTCTATGTGACAATACCAAACGGAAAAGCATCAGTTTGGGTTGACGGAAAATTCCTTATGGATGGTACCGGCAATTTCAGCGGAGTGATCAAGCTTACAGCTGGAAAAGTCACAGACATCATTGTTGAATACGCAACTGACGGAAATGGCGGTATAAAGCTTGAATGGCAGAGCACATCCCAGGCAAGGGAAGTTGTGCCTAGGGCAAGACTTATTGCTTCCCCGTCAAGTAAGCCGGTAAGTACTGAATTCATACCTTACGTGACCAGAGTGGATTTTGAGTCTGCATCTATTGCTTGGAATGCCCCAAGTGGAATAACTGGAATATCATCGTATGATTTATATTTGGGTACTACATTAATAAATAATACTAATTCAAGGTCCTTTACATTAAACAGCCTGTCAGCTAATACCCAGTATTCGGTTACAATAAAGGCAAAGGGTTCCAGCGGAACCGTCCTGGCTTCCAGTACTGCCTTAACATTCAAGACAGAAGCAATGCCCAATGATTTGGCACTTAACAAAGCAATAACAGCAAGTTCATCACCTAATAGCACACAAAATGCAAGCAAAGCGAATGACGGCAATTCTTCTACTAGATGGACATCCAATTCCAGCGATCCACAATGGATCTATGTGGATTTGGGAAGAGTTTCCCAGATTGTAAAGGTAAGGCTTAACTGGGCAGCAGACTGCCATGCAAAAGCTTATAGGATTCAGGTGTCCGATAATGGAACAACATGGAGTGAGGTATATTCAACAACTTCAGGCGATGGAGGAATAGACGATATCAAATTGTCCTCTGTAAGCGGCAGATATGTTAGGGTATATGGCACTTCCAGGGCATTGACATCAGGATATTCTTTATGGGACTTCAATGTATACGGCTATGCAAAATCATCCATAAAGGTCCAGTTCTATAACCAGATTACAGATCAAGTTAACAATAACATAGCACCAACATTCAAGATTATGAATATGGGCACGGAAAATGTTGACCTAAATACTCTAAAGCTTCGCTACTATTATACAATTGATAACAATAAACCTCAGGAATTTGTATGTGACTGGACTCCTATCAGTCCAAATGTTACTAGTGCTTTTGTAACGATGCCTGTACCTCTCGAAAAGGCTGACCATTACCTGGAAGTAGGTTTTCAGACGACCACTCCAATTTTAAAACCTGGAGAATATGTAGAAGTATTGGCAAGATTTCACCCAAAAGACTATTACCCCCCATACACACAGACAAATGACTATTCCTTTGATGGAGTAAGCAGAACCTATTCAGACTTTGATAAAATTACAGTTTATCAATCTGGAAACCTGATCCAGGGGGTAGAGCCTTAA